The proteins below are encoded in one region of Caulobacter henricii:
- a CDS encoding YqaA family protein translates to MLRRLYDWVMGLAASRHAPKSLFAISFAESSFFPIPPDVMLAPMVLARPDRAWSYATICTLASVLGGVLGYAIGFFLQDFGIWLMAATGHAGGLAEFQCWYDKYGVWVILAKGVTPIPYKLVTIASGLAAFSFPMFIIASVITRGARFFLVAWVVKKFGPALLPVIERRLALFAGGLFVLLVIGLMASHFLGGSSGGACAV, encoded by the coding sequence ATGCTGCGTCGCCTGTACGATTGGGTCATGGGACTGGCCGCCTCGCGCCACGCCCCGAAGAGCCTGTTCGCCATCTCCTTTGCCGAAAGCTCATTCTTCCCCATTCCGCCAGACGTGATGCTGGCCCCAATGGTTCTGGCGCGCCCTGACCGGGCCTGGTCCTATGCCACGATCTGCACCCTGGCCTCGGTTCTGGGGGGTGTCCTCGGCTACGCGATCGGATTCTTCCTGCAAGATTTCGGCATCTGGCTGATGGCTGCGACCGGCCACGCCGGCGGCCTGGCCGAGTTCCAGTGCTGGTATGACAAGTACGGGGTCTGGGTCATTCTGGCCAAGGGCGTGACGCCCATTCCCTACAAGCTGGTGACCATTGCCTCCGGTCTGGCGGCCTTCAGCTTCCCGATGTTCATCATCGCCTCGGTGATCACGCGCGGCGCACGCTTCTTCCTGGTCGCCTGGGTGGTCAAGAAGTTCGGCCCTGCCCTGCTCCCGGTGATCGAACGCCGCCTGGCCCTTTTTGCCGGCGGCCTGTTCGTGCTGCTTGTGATTGGCCTGATGGCGAGCCATTTCCTGGGCGGCAGCAGCGGCGGTGCCTGCGCGGTATGA
- a CDS encoding disulfide bond formation protein B: MTSDLNDPKATAVGLAPAEAPVLEPVRGPLPAEAVAPVRATIIAKALDAWPLVALVASASLLATAHAFETFGKLYPCTLCLKQREVLWVAGTVALVALAARYSPWAAKLRQPFDLLLAAVFLYAAGLAAFHAGVEWKWWPGPTTCSGGTVAAAGDLVAMLKGDKIKPPACDKAAWVFLGLSMAGWNALISLGLSGASLAAGLRKSKATS; encoded by the coding sequence ATGACCAGCGACCTCAACGATCCCAAGGCGACAGCCGTCGGCCTCGCGCCGGCGGAAGCCCCCGTCCTTGAGCCCGTGCGCGGTCCTTTGCCGGCCGAGGCCGTCGCGCCGGTCAGGGCCACGATCATCGCAAAGGCCCTCGACGCCTGGCCGTTGGTTGCCCTGGTGGCCAGCGCCAGCCTGCTGGCGACCGCCCATGCCTTCGAGACCTTCGGCAAGCTCTATCCCTGCACCCTGTGCCTGAAACAGCGCGAGGTCCTCTGGGTGGCGGGCACCGTCGCCCTGGTCGCCCTGGCCGCACGCTACAGCCCGTGGGCCGCGAAGCTGCGTCAGCCGTTCGACCTACTGCTCGCCGCGGTCTTTCTCTACGCGGCCGGGCTCGCGGCCTTTCATGCCGGGGTCGAGTGGAAGTGGTGGCCCGGCCCTACCACCTGCAGCGGCGGCACGGTCGCGGCCGCCGGCGACCTGGTGGCCATGCTCAAGGGCGACAAGATCAAGCCCCCCGCCTGCGACAAGGCCGCCTGGGTCTTTCTGGGCCTGTCCATGGCCGGCTGGAACGCCCTGATTTCGCTGGGTCTCTCGGGTGCCAGCCTCGCGGCCGGCCTGCGCAAGTCAAAGGCAACCTCGTGA
- a CDS encoding demethoxyubiquinone hydroxylase family protein — translation MSGPAPRRPGAGAARARLAEILRVDQAGELAAVHIYRGQAAVMRASPGRERLAEQLQEMEGHEQVHLTRFDQLLTERGVRPTLMSPVWRAAAFALGAGTALLGDKAAHACTEAVETVIEKHYAAQITELADRDPDLAAELSKFRDDELAHRDLAVEEGAHDAVAYPLLTAVIQAGCRAAIKISEKI, via the coding sequence GTGAGCGGACCCGCGCCGCGTCGACCGGGGGCCGGGGCTGCGCGCGCGCGCCTGGCCGAGATTCTCCGCGTTGATCAGGCCGGGGAACTGGCCGCAGTCCATATCTATCGGGGCCAGGCTGCGGTCATGCGCGCCAGTCCCGGCCGCGAGCGGCTGGCAGAACAGCTGCAGGAGATGGAAGGCCATGAACAAGTCCATCTCACTCGCTTCGACCAGCTTTTGACCGAGCGCGGGGTTCGTCCGACCTTGATGTCGCCGGTCTGGCGGGCGGCCGCCTTCGCCCTCGGAGCGGGCACGGCCCTGCTGGGCGACAAAGCGGCCCACGCCTGCACCGAGGCCGTCGAAACGGTCATCGAAAAGCACTATGCCGCCCAGATCACCGAACTGGCCGATCGCGATCCCGACCTCGCCGCTGAACTCTCGAAGTTTCGCGACGACGAGTTGGCACACCGGGACCTGGCCGTTGAGGAAGGTGCCCATGACGCCGTGGCCTATCCCCTGCTGACGGCCGTGATCCAGGCCGGTTGTCGGGCGGCGATCAAGATCAGCGAGAAAATCTGA
- a CDS encoding M1 family metallopeptidase → MLGSDLATAEVRHASPKTTALTLGTGGEVPAEQRDMSLEHVDLSLRVIPARKAIEGDATLTIKARGPLSRLVLDLDRNLPVSLLALDGKPLAAGAWSNPEGRLTITLPAPLAKDETVKLRIRYAGVPHEAKRAPWDGGFVWKTTKSGEPWIATAVQGDGCDLFWPCIDQPMGEPRLVDLHISVPAPLVAPANGQFLGMTEQDGWRTYNWRARSPNTYAIALNIGPYVELADSYRSRFGDSFPIRYWHLKGREVEAKALFAEFAPMLDFYEAMIGPYPFRDEKMGVVETPHLGMEHQTINAYGNGYAKDVYGYDWLLQHELAHEWFGNQLTNADWDDMWLHEGLGTYMQPLYSQWLHGDMEYMARLNTQRAAIRNQFPIVAGKVMAEDQVYDAKVGPGNDIYYKGANALHTLRSLIGDEAFFKAVRIIVYGRADPRPGNFAPRYATTRDFINAVNDVTGQDYGWFFNVYLYEAAAPELVQSHEGEDLVLSWKVPGNKPFPMPIEVKVGSQVVTLPMTGGTGRVPVGTVTPVIVDPASKILRRQPHVEAYQAWKKSKDEAAKAEAEAQKKAAAKTAKAKRRAKTAKP, encoded by the coding sequence ATGCTCGGCAGTGATCTGGCAACAGCCGAGGTTCGGCACGCGTCCCCCAAGACCACCGCCCTCACTCTCGGGACCGGCGGCGAGGTTCCGGCCGAGCAGCGCGACATGAGCCTCGAGCATGTCGATCTGAGCCTCAGGGTGATCCCCGCCCGCAAGGCGATCGAGGGCGATGCCACCCTGACGATCAAGGCGCGGGGTCCGCTGAGCCGACTGGTCCTCGACCTTGACCGGAACCTGCCGGTCAGCCTGCTGGCCCTCGACGGCAAGCCCCTGGCCGCCGGCGCCTGGAGCAATCCCGAAGGCCGGCTCACCATCACCTTGCCAGCCCCCCTGGCCAAGGACGAGACGGTCAAGCTCCGAATTCGCTATGCCGGGGTCCCGCATGAGGCGAAACGCGCGCCCTGGGATGGCGGCTTTGTCTGGAAGACGACGAAGTCTGGCGAACCCTGGATTGCGACCGCCGTCCAGGGCGACGGCTGCGATCTCTTCTGGCCCTGCATCGACCAACCGATGGGTGAACCCCGACTGGTCGACCTGCACATTTCCGTCCCTGCCCCGCTGGTCGCGCCGGCCAATGGCCAGTTCCTCGGCATGACCGAGCAGGACGGCTGGCGAACCTATAACTGGCGCGCCAGGTCGCCGAATACCTATGCCATCGCCCTGAACATCGGGCCCTATGTCGAACTGGCGGACAGCTACAGGAGCCGCTTCGGGGACAGTTTTCCGATCCGGTACTGGCACCTGAAGGGGCGAGAGGTCGAGGCCAAGGCGCTGTTTGCTGAGTTTGCGCCCATGCTCGACTTCTATGAAGCGATGATCGGCCCCTATCCTTTTCGGGACGAGAAGATGGGCGTCGTCGAAACTCCTCACCTCGGCATGGAGCACCAGACCATCAATGCCTACGGCAATGGCTATGCCAAAGATGTCTATGGCTATGACTGGCTGCTGCAGCACGAACTGGCGCACGAATGGTTCGGCAACCAGCTGACCAATGCCGACTGGGACGACATGTGGCTACACGAGGGGCTGGGCACCTACATGCAGCCGCTCTACTCCCAGTGGCTGCATGGCGACATGGAATACATGGCGCGGCTCAATACCCAGCGCGCCGCGATCAGGAACCAGTTCCCGATCGTGGCCGGAAAGGTCATGGCGGAAGATCAGGTCTATGATGCCAAGGTCGGACCGGGCAACGACATCTATTACAAGGGTGCCAACGCCCTGCACACCTTGCGGAGCCTGATCGGCGACGAGGCATTCTTCAAGGCGGTCCGTATCATCGTCTACGGTCGGGCGGACCCCCGGCCCGGCAATTTCGCACCGCGCTATGCCACGACCCGGGACTTCATCAATGCCGTCAATGACGTGACGGGCCAGGATTATGGCTGGTTCTTCAACGTCTATCTCTACGAAGCCGCTGCGCCGGAACTGGTGCAGAGCCATGAGGGCGAAGATCTCGTCCTGAGCTGGAAGGTTCCGGGAAACAAACCCTTCCCGATGCCGATCGAGGTAAAGGTCGGAAGCCAGGTCGTTACCCTGCCGATGACGGGCGGAACGGGCCGGGTCCCGGTCGGAACAGTGACGCCGGTCATCGTGGATCCCGCCTCGAAGATCCTGCGTCGCCAGCCTCATGTCGAAGCCTATCAGGCCTGGAAAAAGTCCAAGGACGAGGCCGCAAAGGCCGAGGCCGAAGCTCAAAAGAAGGCCGCCGCCAAGACCGCCAAGGCCAAGCGCAGGGCTAAGACTGCCAAGCCCTGA
- a CDS encoding VanZ family protein has translation MLTPNHVVIAARAVLALGAATATILMLGPFQGLEAVLGLTDKSAHALAFGALTAVSFAAFPRLRRSDLAQAALILGGAAEIAQMFGGRTASLADWAADAVGIGTVYGASLIESARKMARDHGHLPLSTIIALDRRKAGGPKHQPIAPGAEAMPDRFAERASRHFPRRPAA, from the coding sequence ATGCTGACGCCCAACCATGTCGTGATCGCCGCTCGCGCCGTTCTGGCCCTTGGGGCCGCGACGGCCACGATCCTGATGCTGGGACCGTTCCAGGGTCTGGAGGCAGTCCTTGGTCTTACGGACAAGAGCGCCCACGCCCTTGCTTTCGGCGCTCTGACGGCCGTGTCCTTCGCAGCTTTTCCACGGCTTCGCCGCAGCGATCTAGCCCAGGCCGCCCTGATCCTGGGCGGCGCTGCCGAGATCGCTCAGATGTTTGGGGGGCGAACCGCAAGCCTGGCGGACTGGGCCGCAGATGCGGTCGGCATTGGCACCGTCTATGGGGCCAGCCTGATCGAAAGCGCCCGCAAGATGGCCCGCGACCATGGCCATCTGCCCCTCTCGACGATCATCGCCCTGGATCGCCGCAAGGCCGGGGGCCCCAAGCACCAGCCGATCGCACCCGGTGCAGAGGCCATGCCGGACCGCTTCGCAGAACGGGCCAGCCGGCACTTTCCGCGTCGTCCCGCCGCCTAG
- a CDS encoding AraC family transcriptional regulator: protein MKVVQEAVPFAEGKTLRVLDLALPAFAGAVHAHPLIELTWISQGSGLRFVGGSVEPFDTGDLVLVAPNAAHAWLSWGPQPSGVKAMVMQVRPTASLTSLPEWADGIGRLINEPVSAWILGGGVAEEVRRAMPQLLQSRGLAQLAVGLSILDLISGTNDLALRRPLGLQSPRHEGTAAADARRIDRLLTWVGAHFHEDLCAATAAQHLHVTPAAFSRAFKRLVGRSFTDYVNDLRIAEACLLLRRTDQPIIDVAFACGLPTLSNFNVQFRRRIGVSPREYRRAVDLKADAK, encoded by the coding sequence ATGAAGGTCGTGCAAGAGGCGGTTCCGTTTGCCGAAGGAAAGACGCTGCGGGTTCTGGACTTGGCGCTCCCTGCCTTTGCCGGGGCCGTGCACGCCCATCCCCTGATCGAATTGACCTGGATCTCTCAGGGGTCCGGCTTGCGTTTTGTGGGCGGTTCGGTCGAGCCCTTCGATACCGGTGACCTGGTTCTCGTTGCGCCAAACGCAGCACACGCCTGGTTGTCATGGGGGCCGCAGCCCAGTGGCGTGAAAGCCATGGTGATGCAGGTTCGGCCCACGGCGAGCCTGACGTCATTGCCGGAATGGGCTGACGGGATCGGTCGCTTGATCAACGAACCGGTTTCGGCTTGGATCCTTGGCGGAGGCGTCGCCGAAGAGGTGCGTCGGGCTATGCCGCAGCTATTGCAATCGCGCGGACTGGCGCAACTGGCGGTGGGCCTGTCCATCCTGGACCTGATTTCCGGCACCAACGACCTGGCGTTGCGACGCCCTCTAGGCCTGCAGTCTCCTCGCCACGAAGGGACCGCAGCTGCGGATGCGCGAAGAATCGACAGGCTGCTGACCTGGGTCGGCGCCCACTTCCATGAGGACCTCTGCGCTGCCACCGCCGCGCAACATCTTCACGTCACGCCAGCGGCTTTCAGCCGCGCTTTCAAGCGCCTCGTCGGGCGGTCTTTCACGGACTATGTCAACGACCTGCGCATCGCTGAAGCCTGCCTGCTTCTGCGGCGAACGGATCAGCCCATCATTGACGTCGCTTTCGCGTGCGGCTTGCCCACGCTCTCCAACTTCAATGTTCAGTTCCGTCGCCGGATCGGCGTGTCTCCACGAGAGTACCGGCGCGCGGTCGATCTCAAAGCTGACGCCAAATGA
- a CDS encoding alpha-amylase family glycosyl hydrolase: MHPGPPTNESSRIQEAPWWRGAVLYQVYPRSFQDSNGDGIGDLAGLGQRLPYIASLGVDGLWICPFFPSPMRDFGYDVSDYRDVDPRFGTLADFDHVVRQAHALGLKVIIDQVWSHTAVEHPWFTESRSSRDNPKADWYVWADPRPDGGPPNNWLSWMDGPAWRWEPRRRQYYLHNFLPQMPDINFHCEAAQQEILAIARFWLDRGVDGFRLDTANLYAHDLQMRDNPPAPPDQRGDSPVLMQRHAFTMDQPESLAFLQRLRTEMDVYPGRMAVGEIGGADGLTTMLAYTRGGTALHTAYAFAFLGARPDAPAVARQLAPWAEGEGEGWPAWAFSNHDAPRVATRWAGGDAATFAFGGPASAAAAGAGPLTWMALLMALRGTIFIYQGEELGLPQSDVPFEQMQDPFGLANWPLIPSRDGCRTPMPWAHAAAHAGFSTAQPWLPVDPAHVDRAVDRQEADPESMLQQTRRLLALRRANPALQSGACRVLWAEGEVLLLQRGDGPDAILALFNLGAGEAPLPPILAPEAVSQSPLLWASHTDLTQASRLPGGAALFLRAT, translated from the coding sequence ATGCACCCTGGCCCTCCAACCAACGAAAGCAGCCGGATCCAAGAGGCGCCCTGGTGGCGCGGCGCGGTGCTTTATCAGGTCTATCCGCGGTCGTTTCAGGACAGCAATGGCGACGGCATCGGCGACCTAGCCGGGCTCGGCCAACGTCTGCCCTATATCGCAAGCCTCGGGGTCGACGGCCTGTGGATCTGCCCCTTCTTTCCAAGCCCTATGCGGGATTTCGGCTACGACGTGTCAGACTACCGCGACGTCGACCCGCGGTTCGGCACGCTGGCCGACTTCGACCATGTCGTGCGCCAGGCTCACGCCCTCGGCCTGAAGGTGATCATCGACCAGGTCTGGAGCCACACGGCGGTAGAGCACCCTTGGTTCACGGAAAGCCGTTCCAGCCGGGACAACCCCAAGGCCGACTGGTACGTCTGGGCCGATCCCAGACCAGACGGCGGCCCGCCGAACAACTGGCTAAGCTGGATGGACGGGCCAGCCTGGCGCTGGGAGCCGCGGCGGCGGCAGTACTACCTGCACAACTTCCTGCCCCAGATGCCGGACATCAATTTCCATTGCGAGGCGGCCCAGCAGGAAATCCTGGCCATCGCCCGCTTCTGGCTGGACCGGGGGGTGGACGGCTTTCGGCTCGATACCGCCAACCTCTACGCCCACGATCTTCAAATGCGCGACAACCCGCCCGCGCCACCTGACCAGCGCGGCGACAGCCCGGTGCTGATGCAGCGCCATGCCTTCACCATGGATCAGCCCGAATCCCTGGCCTTCCTGCAGCGCCTGCGCACCGAGATGGATGTCTATCCCGGACGCATGGCCGTGGGCGAGATCGGCGGCGCGGACGGGCTGACGACGATGCTGGCCTATACGCGCGGCGGCACTGCGCTGCACACGGCCTATGCCTTCGCCTTCCTCGGCGCGCGGCCTGACGCCCCGGCGGTGGCTCGCCAACTTGCTCCCTGGGCCGAGGGCGAGGGCGAGGGCTGGCCGGCCTGGGCCTTCTCCAACCACGACGCCCCCAGGGTGGCCACCCGGTGGGCGGGTGGTGACGCGGCGACGTTTGCTTTCGGCGGCCCGGCCAGTGCGGCTGCGGCGGGCGCGGGTCCGCTCACCTGGATGGCCCTGCTGATGGCCTTGCGCGGCACGATCTTCATCTACCAGGGCGAGGAACTGGGCCTGCCGCAAAGCGATGTTCCCTTCGAGCAGATGCAGGATCCGTTCGGCCTCGCCAACTGGCCGCTCATTCCCAGTCGTGACGGCTGCCGGACACCCATGCCCTGGGCGCACGCAGCCGCACACGCCGGCTTCAGCACCGCCCAGCCCTGGCTGCCGGTGGACCCCGCCCATGTGGATCGCGCCGTGGACCGGCAGGAGGCCGATCCGGAGTCGATGCTGCAGCAGACCCGCCGGCTTCTGGCGCTGCGTCGCGCAAACCCTGCCCTGCAGTCCGGTGCCTGCCGCGTGCTTTGGGCCGAGGGTGAGGTGCTCCTTTTGCAGCGCGGCGACGGACCGGACGCCATCCTTGCGCTCTTCAACCTGGGCGCAGGGGAGGCTCCCCTGCCCCCCATACTTGCCCCTGAGGCGGTCAGTCAAAGCCCGCTGCTATGGGCCAGTCACACGGACCTGACCCAGGCGTCTCGTCTTCCCGGCGGTGCCGCCCTTTTCCTTCGCGCGACCTGA
- a CDS encoding phytanoyl-CoA dioxygenase family protein, translating into MIDIDSHYPLSAQQIAQFRRDGFIKLKDVLSADALAHFGNEITRLTIDLNTEQRPLEERSTYDRAFLQVMNLWEKSPLVGRFVMGQRLARIAAELLEVAGVRLYHDQSLYKEPGGGITPAHADQYYWPLGSDRTVTAWIPLQAVPEEMGPLGFYARSQSVAFGRDLGISDESEEKISANMALHGFEFCTGAFDLGDVSFHLGWTFHKAGSNVSPRPRSVMTIIYMDADQRLAPALNPVQSNDRDQWCPGAREGEVIATRKNPVIWRRA; encoded by the coding sequence ATGATCGACATCGACAGCCACTATCCGCTCTCCGCCCAGCAGATCGCGCAGTTCCGCCGCGATGGCTTCATCAAGCTCAAGGACGTGCTCAGCGCCGATGCCCTGGCCCATTTCGGCAACGAGATCACCCGCCTGACCATCGATCTCAACACCGAGCAACGTCCGCTGGAGGAGCGCAGCACCTATGACCGCGCGTTCCTGCAGGTGATGAACCTCTGGGAAAAAAGCCCCCTCGTGGGTCGCTTCGTCATGGGCCAGAGGCTGGCGCGCATCGCCGCCGAGCTGCTCGAGGTGGCAGGCGTGCGCCTCTACCATGACCAGTCCCTGTACAAGGAGCCGGGCGGCGGCATCACGCCCGCTCACGCCGACCAGTATTACTGGCCCCTGGGATCCGACCGCACCGTCACCGCCTGGATTCCGCTGCAGGCGGTGCCGGAGGAGATGGGCCCGCTGGGCTTCTATGCGCGCAGCCAGTCTGTGGCCTTTGGGCGAGACCTCGGCATCTCGGACGAAAGCGAGGAAAAGATCAGCGCCAACATGGCCCTGCACGGCTTCGAGTTCTGCACCGGTGCCTTTGATCTTGGTGATGTCAGCTTTCACCTGGGCTGGACCTTCCACAAGGCCGGTTCCAACGTCAGTCCGAGACCGCGATCGGTCATGACGATCATCTATATGGACGCAGACCAGCGCCTGGCACCCGCCCTCAACCCTGTGCAGAGCAACGATCGCGACCAGTGGTGCCCCGGTGCCCGCGAGGGTGAGGTGATCGCCACGCGGAAGAATCCGGTGATCTGGAGGCGCGCGTGA
- a CDS encoding MFS transporter, protein MHVDPSRHSTGFLILLSLPTAAIGFSLSAAVASTTWLLSTRYGLHLDNIALIWLAGPLMGLFVQPLVGALSDRTWLLGGRRRLYLLIGGTAGAISMYALLHLDQLAAVTTLSLLSVAVVVTLLLDLSTNVTFNPARSLVADLTAEGPQRVRGYAWMQTVSGLFGVSAYLVSIFLGNAVLIQVTVAVTFLCTVVPTLLIREPAPEQVSPSPGAAAAASRAGGHPFRALLPMAGLGAYGLYVAVDKVLLKGALSGFAVPLFLLAAASTVAWGVSLVWRDRVRGSAALRLRKILLAHGLAWLGVQGMFVMAFFFVRDFIVPGSPSQEVMANVFHRWINGSTPSAADTAGNILSMGFLLMNIVGALLPVTLLDPLCRRWGKVAVHRAAMGLMALGFLFIALAARSEGSYYLGMLLVGVGWSSLISIVFAIFSESVDPREMGVSMGVFNSSLVLPALAVPGLLQISEHLDQHRWIFGLFAACLSLSWAFWLSVAERPQTP, encoded by the coding sequence ATGCATGTTGATCCATCTCGCCACAGCACCGGCTTTCTCATTCTGCTGAGCCTTCCCACGGCAGCGATCGGCTTCTCGCTATCGGCCGCCGTGGCATCGACCACCTGGTTGCTCAGCACCCGCTACGGCCTGCACCTGGACAATATTGCGCTGATCTGGCTTGCGGGTCCGCTGATGGGCCTGTTTGTCCAGCCCCTGGTCGGTGCCCTGAGCGACCGAACGTGGCTGCTGGGCGGACGCCGTCGGCTCTACCTGCTGATCGGGGGCACGGCCGGGGCGATATCGATGTACGCCCTGCTTCATCTGGACCAGCTTGCGGCCGTCACCACGCTGAGCCTGCTCTCGGTCGCCGTGGTCGTGACCCTGCTGCTGGATCTGAGCACCAATGTAACCTTCAACCCGGCGCGCTCGCTGGTGGCCGACCTGACCGCCGAGGGCCCGCAGCGGGTCCGGGGATATGCCTGGATGCAGACGGTTTCAGGCCTCTTCGGGGTCAGCGCCTATCTCGTGTCCATCTTTCTGGGCAATGCCGTGCTGATCCAGGTGACCGTGGCGGTGACCTTTCTGTGTACTGTCGTGCCCACCCTGCTGATCCGCGAGCCGGCACCGGAGCAAGTCTCGCCCTCCCCCGGCGCGGCCGCCGCAGCGAGCAGGGCTGGCGGACACCCGTTTCGGGCGCTGCTCCCGATGGCCGGCTTAGGGGCTTACGGTCTCTACGTCGCCGTCGACAAGGTGCTGCTGAAGGGCGCGCTGTCCGGGTTCGCGGTGCCGCTATTCCTGCTCGCCGCCGCCAGCACGGTGGCCTGGGGCGTGAGCCTGGTCTGGCGGGATCGCGTCCGCGGCAGTGCAGCCCTGCGCCTTCGCAAGATCCTGCTTGCCCATGGTCTGGCCTGGCTGGGCGTTCAGGGCATGTTCGTGATGGCCTTCTTCTTCGTGCGCGATTTCATCGTGCCGGGCAGTCCCAGTCAGGAGGTCATGGCCAATGTCTTCCACCGCTGGATAAACGGCTCGACACCCAGCGCGGCCGACACGGCGGGCAACATCCTCTCCATGGGCTTCCTGTTGATGAACATCGTCGGTGCCCTTTTGCCCGTAACACTTCTGGACCCCTTGTGCCGGCGATGGGGCAAGGTGGCGGTGCATCGCGCCGCGATGGGCCTCATGGCCCTGGGCTTCCTGTTCATCGCCTTGGCGGCCCGGTCAGAGGGCAGCTACTATCTCGGCATGCTGCTCGTCGGCGTCGGCTGGTCGTCCCTGATTTCGATCGTGTTCGCGATCTTCTCCGAGTCCGTCGACCCGCGAGAAATGGGGGTCAGCATGGGGGTCTTCAATTCGAGCCTCGTCCTTCCGGCTCTGGCTGTACCCGGCCTCCTGCAGATCTCCGAGCACCTCGATCAGCACCGCTGGATTTTCGGCCTCTTCGCCGCCTGCCTGTCCCTGTCCTGGGCCTTCTGGCTCAGCGTCGCAGAGCGCCCTCAAACACCGTGA